From Hyla sarda isolate aHylSar1 chromosome 5, aHylSar1.hap1, whole genome shotgun sequence, a single genomic window includes:
- the PLAG1 gene encoding zinc finger protein PLAG1 isoform X1, producing MATVIPGDLSEVRDTQKVPSGKRKRGETKPRKNFPCQLCDKAFNSVEKLKVHSYTHTGERPYKCTQQDCTKAFVSKYKLLRHMATHSPEKTHKCNYCEKMFHRKDHLKNHLHTHDPNKEAFKCEECGKNYNTKLGFKRHLALHAATSGDLTCKVCLQTFESTVVLLEHLKTHAGKSSSGVKEKKHQCEHCDRRFYTRKDVRRHMVVHTGRKDFLCQYCAQRFGRKDHLTRHMKKSHNQELLKVKTEPMDLLDHFTCSVPIKDELLPVMSLSSNELTSKPFTNSLQLNLYNTQIQSMQSSATHQMVAPPLSLGMPCPIDMDPVHPSHQLSLKYPLNSTSYAVSMPDKEQPLKVEIESYLMELQSGMAPSSQSPSSKLGLDPQVGPLDDSSDGVSLSKSSVSISEPLNASSLDFNQLFNFIPANGPPYSTPVSIGSLGMGYSQEEASSSMAQLPPQPQDPQDPSNNICFGSLHSLSSAFTSNLNTTTTLPRFHQAFQ from the exons CAGAAAGTCCCTTCAGGGAAGCGTAAACGTGGTGAAACAAAACCAAGAAAAAACTTCCCTTGCCAACTGTGTGACAAGGCATTTAACAGtgttgaaaaattaaaagttcaTTCATacactcacacaggagagaggcccTACAAGTGCACACAACAAGACTGCACCAAGGCCTTTGTTTCCAAATACAAATTATTAAG GCATATGGCTACACATTCTCCCGAGAAAACCCACAAGTGTAATTATTGTGAGAAAATGTTTCACCGGAAAGATCACCTAAAGAATCACCTTCATACGCATGATCCCAATAAAGAAGCATTCAAGTGCGAAGAATGTGGAAAGAACTATAATACCAAGCTGGGTTTTAAACGTCACTTGGCCTTGCACGCTGCTACAAGTGGAGACCTCACATGCAAAGTATGCTTGCAGACTTTTGAAAGCACAGTGGTGCTGCTAGAGCACCTAAAGACCCATGCAGGCAAATCTTCCAGtggtgttaaagaaaaaaaacaccaatgtgAGCATTGTGATCGTCGCTTTTACACCCGCAAAGACGTCCGCAGACACATGGTAGTGCACACTGGGAGAAAAGACTTCCTTTGTCAGTATTGTGCACAGAGGTTTGGGCGTAAGGATCATCTAACCCGTCATATGAAGAAAAGTCACAATCAAGAACTGCTGAAAGTGAAAACGGAACCTATGGATCTGTTAGATCATTTCACCTGCAGCGTTCCCATTAAAGATGAGCTGCTTCCCGTGATGTCCTTATCTTCCAATGAGCTGACATCAAAGCCATTTACAAACAGTTTGCAGTTGAACCTCTATAACACACAAATTCAGTCCATGCAGAGTTCTGCAACACACCAAATGGTCGCTCCGCCATTGTCTTTGGGCATGCCATGCCCAATAGATATGGATCCTGTCCATCCTTCTCACCAGCTGTCGCTGAAATACCCACTCAATTCTACCTCATATGCAGTTTCAATGCCTGATAAGGAACAACCATTGAAAGTGGAGATTGAAAGTTACCTTATGGAATTGCAAAGTGGCATGGCACCCTCCTCCCAGTCTCCTTCATCTAAGTTAGGTTTGGATCCTCAAGTAGGTCCATTAGATGACAGCTCTGATGGAGTATCCCTCTCTAAAAGCTCTGTTTCGATTAGTGAACCTCTCAATGCATCTTCACTGGACTTTAACCAGTTGTTTAATTTCATACCAGCCAATGGCCCTCCGTACAGTACACCTGTATCAATTGGGAGTTTAGGAATGGGCTACTCTCAAGAGGAGGCCAGTTCATCGATGGCACAACTCCCCCCACAACCACAGGATCCTCAAGACCCTAGCAATAATATATGTTTTGGTTCTTTACACTCACTATCATCTGCTTTTACGAGCAACCTAAATACAACCACGACATTGCCACGATTTCATCAAGCTTTCCAGTAG
- the PLAG1 gene encoding zinc finger protein PLAG1 isoform X2, producing the protein MATHSPEKTHKCNYCEKMFHRKDHLKNHLHTHDPNKEAFKCEECGKNYNTKLGFKRHLALHAATSGDLTCKVCLQTFESTVVLLEHLKTHAGKSSSGVKEKKHQCEHCDRRFYTRKDVRRHMVVHTGRKDFLCQYCAQRFGRKDHLTRHMKKSHNQELLKVKTEPMDLLDHFTCSVPIKDELLPVMSLSSNELTSKPFTNSLQLNLYNTQIQSMQSSATHQMVAPPLSLGMPCPIDMDPVHPSHQLSLKYPLNSTSYAVSMPDKEQPLKVEIESYLMELQSGMAPSSQSPSSKLGLDPQVGPLDDSSDGVSLSKSSVSISEPLNASSLDFNQLFNFIPANGPPYSTPVSIGSLGMGYSQEEASSSMAQLPPQPQDPQDPSNNICFGSLHSLSSAFTSNLNTTTTLPRFHQAFQ; encoded by the coding sequence ATGGCTACACATTCTCCCGAGAAAACCCACAAGTGTAATTATTGTGAGAAAATGTTTCACCGGAAAGATCACCTAAAGAATCACCTTCATACGCATGATCCCAATAAAGAAGCATTCAAGTGCGAAGAATGTGGAAAGAACTATAATACCAAGCTGGGTTTTAAACGTCACTTGGCCTTGCACGCTGCTACAAGTGGAGACCTCACATGCAAAGTATGCTTGCAGACTTTTGAAAGCACAGTGGTGCTGCTAGAGCACCTAAAGACCCATGCAGGCAAATCTTCCAGtggtgttaaagaaaaaaaacaccaatgtgAGCATTGTGATCGTCGCTTTTACACCCGCAAAGACGTCCGCAGACACATGGTAGTGCACACTGGGAGAAAAGACTTCCTTTGTCAGTATTGTGCACAGAGGTTTGGGCGTAAGGATCATCTAACCCGTCATATGAAGAAAAGTCACAATCAAGAACTGCTGAAAGTGAAAACGGAACCTATGGATCTGTTAGATCATTTCACCTGCAGCGTTCCCATTAAAGATGAGCTGCTTCCCGTGATGTCCTTATCTTCCAATGAGCTGACATCAAAGCCATTTACAAACAGTTTGCAGTTGAACCTCTATAACACACAAATTCAGTCCATGCAGAGTTCTGCAACACACCAAATGGTCGCTCCGCCATTGTCTTTGGGCATGCCATGCCCAATAGATATGGATCCTGTCCATCCTTCTCACCAGCTGTCGCTGAAATACCCACTCAATTCTACCTCATATGCAGTTTCAATGCCTGATAAGGAACAACCATTGAAAGTGGAGATTGAAAGTTACCTTATGGAATTGCAAAGTGGCATGGCACCCTCCTCCCAGTCTCCTTCATCTAAGTTAGGTTTGGATCCTCAAGTAGGTCCATTAGATGACAGCTCTGATGGAGTATCCCTCTCTAAAAGCTCTGTTTCGATTAGTGAACCTCTCAATGCATCTTCACTGGACTTTAACCAGTTGTTTAATTTCATACCAGCCAATGGCCCTCCGTACAGTACACCTGTATCAATTGGGAGTTTAGGAATGGGCTACTCTCAAGAGGAGGCCAGTTCATCGATGGCACAACTCCCCCCACAACCACAGGATCCTCAAGACCCTAGCAATAATATATGTTTTGGTTCTTTACACTCACTATCATCTGCTTTTACGAGCAACCTAAATACAACCACGACATTGCCACGATTTCATCAAGCTTTCCAGTAG